In Aedes albopictus strain Foshan chromosome 3, AalbF5, whole genome shotgun sequence, the genomic window TAGATGCGTTGCGCGAACATTCGGCCTTTTGTTACATTAGGCCTTTCGTTACATTCGGCTTTTCGTTACGTTCGGTctttcgtgattcggcctttTGCGGTAGTTACAATGgtttcggccttttgtgattcggcTTTTCGTGGTTCGGCCTTTTGTGTTAATCCCGTTCAATCAAATTAGGTATTCTCACCGGTGGCGTTTTTAATCTTCACCTAATGCAATACATTGGGAACAGCTAGCTAATGCACAAGGACCCTCCCCcaggatattcgatcttgacgtgataaatctatgtgaagcagttgagcaaatctctgtgaatcttcaagggatctaaaaaaaaaagagtatttactcagtttTATTTATATGACTTATAATGCcttcaaatttcaatcttttctgTCTACATTTGTAGGTCTAATTATATTTGATAATTTTGTTTCCAGCTACGCCCCCTGGTGCCCAGCATGCAAGAACCTCGCCCCCGTTTGGGACGATCTTTCCACCTGGTCCGACGACTTGAACATCAAAACGGCCAAAGTCGATGTGACGACCTCGCCCGGATTAAGCGGACGTTTCTTCGTGACGGCCCTGCCAACCATATTCCACGTCCTGAACGGAGAGTTCCGCCAGTACAAGGGACCACGTGATCTCAACTCACTGATGACTTTCATCGAGGAAAAGAAATGGCAACAGCTGGAACCGGTGTCGGCTTGGAGCAAACCGGACTCCATCCAGATGTCGCTGGTATCGCAGTTCTTCAAGTTGTCGCACTTTTTGAAAGTAAGTAAATCCTACATCAAGGTAAGTTCCGGTTAGGATATCGAACCGAATCGACTAACATCCATCgtctgtcgtttttttttttgtcaacagGAAGTCAACACGATGCTTTCGAAGGAATACGGCCTTCCGGCATGGGGATCGTACGCTCTGTTTGCCATCGGAACCATCTTGCTCGGTGCCATTCTCGGATTGATCCTGGTATGTGTGATTGACTTCATGTTCCCTCCGAAGTCCGCCCAGCGCAAGAGCTTCTCCGAGCATAAGCAGAACCTCAAGAACGAACAGGTCGCCGAAGAGATCAAGGGTGACGAGCTGGAAGATGAAGACGAGCTGGCCGGAACCGGTGTCCAGGATGAGGTCGAGGAAGATGAAACCAACGAAACTTCGGAAGGCGAGAAGAACTCCGGATCGGACTCCGAGGAAGAAAGCGAACCAAAGGAAGAGGAGAAAGAAGAGCAAGATGCCGCCCCAGTTGCCCCACCCAGTCCCAAAGAGGAAGCCAAAAAGAAGGACACCAATGCCGGAAGTCCGGACGTTCGGAAGCGCAAATCTCGAAAGGCCGATTGAACGTAAAAACATCCGCCAAATAAGCCCCCACCCTGTACTCTCGATTAACGCCCAAGAATAGAACAGAAAGAATTAGGAATATGGGAGCAGAGCAGCACCGTAGATTAGATGAACAAAATGGAGCAAAAAAAACCTCTTGAGTTATCCTCATTCATGGGATATGAGCCGTTTCAGCAACAATCATCTTAACaagatcacacacacacatacacacagacagaCGGACATCCTACTGAGAATTTGAAGTGTTTCACAATTTACACACATAAAGTCAGCATCAGCAAAAAAGTAAGCATTTACGTAGGACAAAAATCATTATTAGCGATTAACATTATTATCTTCTACTTCGTTTTCGTGATAACTACGCTAACCAACTGATAATTCCGTTTGTTTCGTTCCAACAGAACTTGTACGTCTCAAATTCTTCTTATTTAATATATTCTCTAAGTCTCTTCGCTTATTTCCTTATATTTTTTGTCGGTCGGCTTACATCGCGTATTTTCTACATTGATATTTACTTATACTAattaaaaattaaacaaaaacaaTAAAGATATTTTTCGAGCGTGTGTTGTAGATTAGCTAAGCCAGCTATTTAGTTGTACATTCAGATCGTCGAATGTAGGAGTCATCAAAAGCGAGAAAAAAAACTACGAGTAATCGCTATTATTATCTATTAAAAAAACTATCTACAAACCAGTTTACTAACATAAGTGTTAGTTTTAAGAGTATATCTATTGAACGAAGGAAGGAAGCAAGTGTAAAGTGAAAAGATTGCTAGGCTATAACAagaggcagcagcagcagcaccaagtAGTCACCAACTCGTAGTAGTTCAGTTGGTTGTGTTTGTGACGTTAAGTTGAAACAAAGTCGGAAATAAAGAGCACTTTTTTCGAACGTTTTCGCCAGAACGAGATGCAGTTTGATTTGGAAGAGAAATGGTCATCCTCTACTTCCGATCCAGAGtttctgtcactatcggcttttgatgacatcgaaaaTAGAGCTTCTTCACGTTGGAAATCCAAATGTGAGGTCACCATgccacaggcatctattgatgaagacctgcagtcgtTGAATGTtcgccactgatacacaccaggtttcaatgGCGTACAATAGCACAGATTTTACGTTCAAGTTGAAAAATCGGATTTTgttgcgtcgactgatctggttgtttttccatacattttttaaactcgcaaaagcagccctcgccttcttgattcgtggacctatatcgatcttggtgtcaccatcggccgccatttggctatcaagatattggaagcattaaacatcccgagtagaggaaaagagctcaataatagcatattttgatatggagatcaaaaagttctTTGCTGAGTTTTGTGTTTtcctttacagagaagaacattaatcaggacaattagatgatcagcattgaaccacaaaaaccccacaacaattggtgagatctttccaatattatttatttatttataaataattctacttcagtatatttactttataactgcatataagttgaaaattcgctattttcaacatcctttcatctattggaagatgcttcagttctgggctctttctaagttgatgaagggatttataaatgcttgcaaggacttggccaggtgtgtggagctgagtgaatctatgacattgcagatagtagcgacatcagcaatgtcaatggaaattcaactttgcaactccatccaagatttgtgcaagtattcatgctatgctatgctattttgatatggagatcaaaaagtgatatgggtttgattgacgtAAGagttaaaagatctgaaaataaaatcaaaaatttatccctggaacatcatcatatcatatttagattttgtaagatctaaccaatagcagcgagctattcgtttgatcttgaaatatcaaattttgatattgttcagatgctccaggaatatttttcagatattattttcagatctttatctcttatatcaatcaaaccaatagcacgttttgatcgtcagtatttctcCTCTACCCGGGATTATCtactcacggtgtgtctggtagaacaaatttattacaaaaaaatgggcatcgctaatttttacgctacgtgaaagttaacgctaccagctttcattcaagcccaacatcgaaatattccatcgggggaactttttcatacaaaaattgggtatgtttgttaagtagaaatagggattaatttggaaccgtgcattttgtatggggaaaaacagtattctgaaaaagttgttcgggatccctcggtggatttttttgagggaccctgcaaatgaaagctgaaagcctctatgttcgaatagcgaaaaatttgacgatgcccatgtttttgttataaacttttcccatacacacgccgtgctactgcttgcccagctaccgtaaggctggaagggttgaccgcggttgaccgtgtttacatccaaccatttggtcttgttgacgttgatagtaAGACCTGCTGTcgtcgaggagcgatcggcaagatcatcgaccttactctgcatatcagtgcGCCGTTGAGGAGGAAAGTAACGGCATCAGCTAGTGCGTCATTTAGGTGgttcatggtaatgggctgccacaataacccgcgatttggttcacgaccaatcgcacctaccaagatctcgtcaaatggcttctttagcggtgttgagataattccatattctgaatctacatgccaaactgggccggaatccaaattttcatgaattttggtgcccgggaacctatttaaaaatcaatttgaaatttgtatgggagcgatttgtcgaatcaccccttgtcgcattttgtactggattgagctgtcaagcagttgcccagccgtcaaaaggtgatttcaaaaaatctctttgaaattggttttaggtacaaaaacaaagttctaaaaaatctgaaaaaaatcatagtgattcagaaaaaggtgctctttcgtataaaatcgaaaaatcaatacatttttcaaaatttaaaaacccaattacgatgaggaacagtagcggagaTAGTATACATCAGGCCTGTCCAACCTTTTACGGCCGCGGGCCACAGCCAACACTCCATACCAGTTCACGGgccaaaaattgaaatttaactatcaaacacttttttcaaaaaacttttctGAACTTTGCTGGTGAAGGTAATGGCTTCAACCTGAAAGAAATAGTAGAATTCTAAAGATGggaattaaggtggcccacacttatatgaaagacaaaaatttcgaaaaatgccaagtcttacctctcgaatcagttgttttggactcccagaagttacgttcaaaattttagcaaaatcgattaagcctaagggggcgctcaaaacgtttgaagtttgtatggaaaaacttggccaaatgtatgcagaaattttaagttttcgatttttttcgctaggtggcgctgtaagcgttaaataaataaaccctttggtattattgtaggtgactatatgccaaacaactttgtcgaagactgcaaagtgatccgacgtctgggaaaaaagttataccctagataatttcaaatcaaatgagttgcattatgaacattatacaaacatttttcattatgcaactcatttcagttgcataatgaaccagtttggaaaaattgaccattatgataccaaaatgagttaaataaaatataaactatgatactgaattgcataatagttatttatgtaacgagttgcaaaaagttgattttttcagcatgagtcgtacattagggcagttcagatttcaaacatgttgaaaattcaaagctcccatatgttcattacaatccttggtgcaaaactagagtcctgtcaaattttcagccatttcgatggtcatttaatggtggcccaaaagcaaaataggtttgtatgggaattactatggagaattttcaaaaaaagttctccgcgTTGTAAAGCTTTCaaacatggataaagtcatagagtcaaagtcaaattgaattcttcagatcataatgatgaatgttgccgaagaccggatcTCATTTCGACAATCGACAAAAAagatagggtaggacggggcaagatggccacccggggcaagatgagcacccctctgttttactacttttatgatgaattttgcccaaacaagttcataatccgttagaTTAATGtttatcctgtttgtaaacctgatattattcataatgaacgaattaaaaaatatcgtcaaattagtcaatagcatggatttttggcattttcttataagaaatcatcagaataaaataaggtttttatgtcagaatcaaatttttaccataattcttgtTATCAgtcaacattactagcttactgcaaagcattttaatttatattagaaaatattttctaaaaactaacattaaaatttattcaattttagttatttacctataatggggcaagatgagcacccctgaggggagtatagaaaatattttgaaattattggattccactcaatagtgccgaacataggtttccgtaacctctgcaactatttggttgcgtaaattcctaaaaataagcaacttaataatcgtttattgtttttcgggtcattctgtataaagtattataaaaccgtattttttttttcaataatcgaagAAATTGATAATTTTAGAACATGATACTATAGCAATaaacaaggttcactatatcaatcactgtatggccaatttattgttaaaatattgggattttaatgaagtgctcttcttgccccgtaggggtgctcgtcttgccccgtagcatgttcgaactgaccataaaacatcttttttgtttagtcaaataaatcatacttattgtgaattttgaacccttccatgtttatgggtgatagaaaacatgatatagaaaagaactattgagaggtactttaaaaaaaaatgtgttaactTGCAATAACcccaacgtgatccttagggtgctcatcttgccccgccctaccctatttAACAAATTtccactcgcatgcgcatcttcacaCACGATGttctgcaaggtgtgcaagaagctaacacgcatactatgattgcgtgtcaagcgtgtcggtcgagctgtggtcttctgtttaaTCAtacatggatgaatattgattaataacttctgtctcgtgagtcgaaatgagttgcggtcttcggcaacattcatcattgagatctgaagaattcatatTGACTATGAATTTATCCTTGTGTGAATGCTCCACAGGGTGGagagcattttttgaaaactttccatagtaattcccatacaaacctattttgcttttgggtcaCCATTAAAtggccaccgaaatggctgaaaatttgacaaaactctagttttgcaccaaggattgtactgaacatatgggagctttgcatttttaacatgtttgaagtctgaactgccctagtcgtacatttatacaacgaggcttgccgagttggataaatacgaagagtgctgaaaaaaatcgagttttgcaacgagttccatacaaaattttatgcaatgattttttcataatgcaactcatttgagttgcataatgttcataatgcaactcaaatgaattgcattatgaacattatgcaactattttccattatgtaactcatttcagttgcattatgaccagtttggaaaagttggtcattatgataccaaaatgagttatataaaatagaaattatgatacttaattgcataaaatatttttaaaaatgagtttgacttccctttgaggcaacaaaagtcacgaacggctgaaccgatcaggatgaattttgcatggttagatttgtattcatggtggctgtgtttatatgtaaaaaaaagtaaggaaaatgaactaaaaatgtaaaaaaacagacaaaatgctgatttttatgacctgggaaggaaatcagcacgatcgaattgaaaccaatctagagtgcggtgctattttgagctcaacagttgtcaaatcaccacaagacggcaagacaaagtttgccgggacagctagtattatcAAATATTGATTATTTCCTAATGAACCCTTAaatattcatacaaaaattcatttAGAAAGCCATAAATTCTGCCTGGTATTCTTCTCCAAGGTTCTTCTTAACTTTGTCAGAAATTTGTCCACAATATAAACCGTAGCGTAAAGTTCTCTTCTATAATATGTGTTAGAAATAAATATGAGCATTTCTAGCTcaacgctgaaattttcactgtaaacagtttaacacaacaattttacactgtcaaagttttaaaaaaatcgtcaaaatagtgcacgcggaactaaaagtggtcaaaaagtacctaaaatttaccttgaagcgatttgagctttggatatttactagaaaaagtactgaacagaTTTCGATctaatttttaccacttaattatATATCCAATAAATACTAAATACATATAACCAATTAATATTATAtatatgttaagaatatcgagtgaagttttcaaacgttttgataaggcaacaaaaaagttatagcttaagcaattttttgaaatggttgctcaaattttctaaaatctcattttatgatatcgacaatatctgcgccaatactcaaccgattttaatgaaaattttatggtattagctacacattatataatattcatggtcaaaaaattagctattttggcgaacgcaatcaagagttatacaatattttctgtgtgccaatttcatcgtggactcCCTTTATTACACGGGTTTCCCTCTGGGACTCCTCCCGTTATTCTACCTggtattcctcccgggatttcttcatagattccagtagggattctttaaaaaattactcaatggaattcttccaggatttctctatggatttctttcgAGAAACCTCCTCGGATTTCTCTAAGGGTTTTCCTACAATATTTCACCCGAATTCATTTtggggttctttcagggattctttttgagTTTCCTCCatagttttctccagaaattacgagATTCGCGAATTTTTCcggaatctaagaaaaaaaatctccaggtatTCTCAATAGATTTCTCGTGGTATTTTCCAGGGTTTTTAAGAGTATTTTTTTAACTCTTCCGGGAAACCCTCTCGGTATTCCTTCTGCAACTCCCTTTTTGATTCTTCCGGGGTACCTCacgagattcttccaaggattccatccaaTACATATGAATACTaatattcttttaggaatttccttagacttttttttttcctagaattaaTCTGGGGATTTTACCAGGGTTTTCACCCGGGAttcgttccaggattcctcaaacGATTccctccgagattctttcagagtttcctgtagggatttctacagggattcttagagtgattcctccaaacattACTCAATGGAATCACTCAAATATTTCTCTTTGGGTTTTCTTCGGAatccctcctgagatttctccagatattcttacaaggatcccttttgggatttctctagagcgTTGTCCTGAGAtgtttccagggattcgtccCAGATGTCCTGCAGAGATTTATCTTGAGACTCCTCAATGCCCCAATTCAGCAATATAAGTCGGGGATTGCTCCAATTATTCCTCTCgttattcctcttaggattcctgccATGATTCCTCTAGATATCCTCAAGGGATgcctcacgggattccttcaggaagtcttacctaaaattctccagggttttattcctggattcctcccgaaaatctTTTTGTGATtgttcctggatttcttcagtgattccaataggtcttcctccagggaatctttcagaGATTATGCATTGccatctttcacggatttctctcTATATTTCATCCAATATAGTTCTCTGCGGATTTCTCAAGAGGTTTTTCTCtagattcttgctgagattttccATTGATTTTCAGATGTTGCTCTAGGATTTTCCTCAcgaattcttttcgggattccttcggggatttgttgAACAGACTGTTTTAAGTGCAAGTGGAACCCGCGCTTATACATGTTTGTAATCTGAACTGCAGTAatgttctcgagagccatccgaccggtacaagaagacgtgatgcgcagcgagctgggtggatagatcaagtggaggacgatttgcggccCCTTCTCAGAGTGCCgagctggagacgcacagccgtTGTAGTTGTAGCACCTAGTAGAATGGAGACAACTCCTacatacagcagaggacactcaggccttagtctgaccgataAGGTAAGGGGTAACTCATTAAGGTTATTGGAAACATATGACCATGCCCTACTTATCCTAGCAGGAAAGGTGATACATATCTCGTTAACCCATTTTCAActgtataaaaaatatatattctatCCACACCATCAACAATCATACCCGGctgtaaaaaaaaccctaaatctCCGCAATGCCATCAATCCTGCTTAGTCGCCACGCTACACACTAAAGTTTGTCCTTAACCTGTTGAAGTATTCCATATCCGCAGCACTAATCGACGGGATGAACTTTTTGGTGGCAGTCTTGAAGTCACTTTCGTTCACCACTACATCCTCCGGGCTGAGCCCATCCTCTCCGACAGGGTCTTAAATGAATTccacaaaaataatcaaaacaacctTGAAACATGTTCCACCGCAATTACCTTTCACTCCCTTGATCGCCCTCCGCACGGCGCTCAGCCACGCGTTCGAGCAAATCGAGTAC contains:
- the LOC109421752 gene encoding thioredoxin-related transmembrane protein 1 (The sequence of the model RefSeq protein was modified relative to this genomic sequence to represent the inferred CDS: added 158 bases not found in genome assembly) encodes the protein MQLRVGRIATLALLVVFGVIGWIDPTRAAKSQVIELDESNWDRMLTEEWLVEFYAPWCPACKNLAPVWDDLSTWSDDLNIKTAKVDVTTSPGLSGRFFVTALPTIFHVLNGEFRQYKGPRDLNSLMTFIEEKKWQQLEPVSAWSKPDSIQMSLVSQFFKLSHFLKVSKSYIKEVNTMLSKEYGLPAWGSYALFAIGTILLGAILGLILVCVIDFMFPPKSAQRKSFSEHKQNLKNEQVAEEIKGDELEDEDELAGTGVQDEVEEDETNETSEGEKNSGSDSEEESEPKEEEKEEQDAAPVAPPSPKEEAKKKDTNAGSPDVRKRKSRKAD